One stretch of Euphorbia lathyris chromosome 7, ddEupLath1.1, whole genome shotgun sequence DNA includes these proteins:
- the LOC136201416 gene encoding F-box protein FBW2, translating to MEDGSEYRCWDELIPDALGLIFRNLSLEDRLSVVPSVCKSWRVAVSGSYCWQEIDIEEWSRNRPPQHIDRMLRMLITRSSGSLRKLSVSGIPDSILQFLADHAGSLQTLQMPKGQISDSIVEQIAGKLSTITSLDLSNCNEIGAPALEAIGKNCRLLLRLCRNMVLSCSVDKLPKDEEAQAIAATMPKLKHLEISYNLLMTRESVLNILSSCSKLEYLNLTGCWDVKLDRNFLKEKFPNVKVIGPQVLEYCDMDDWGDYCSEYSDASEYFAWELFTGDMEDYDDEDDDDSYDEMWDDEERLEELELRFYEGIEDSGLQGWPPSP from the exons ATGGAAGATGGAAGCGAGTATAGGTGTTGGGATGAGCTGATTCCTGATGCTCTAGGCCTTATTTTTAGGAATCTTTCTCTGGAAGATAGGCTCTCAGTTGTTCCAAGTGTTTGTAAATCTTGGAGAGTAGCTGTTTCAGGGTCTTATTGCTGGCAAGAGATCGACATTGAGGAATGGAGTAGAAACCGCCCGCCTCAACACATTGATCGAATGCTTCGAATGTTGATCACTAGAAGCTCTGGTTCGCTTCGCAAGCTCTCTGTTTCTGGCATTCCTGATTCTATCCTCCAATTCCTTGCAGATCA TGCTGGATCCCTTCAGACACTGCAGATGCCAAAGGGCCAAATAAGTGATTCAATTGTTGAACAGATTGCTGGAAAGCTTTCAACAATAACTTCCTTGGATTTGAGCAATTGTAATGAAATTGGTGCTCCCGCTTTAGAGGCAATTGGAAAGAATTGTAGATTGCTTTTGAGGCTTTGCCGAAATATGGTGCTGTCTTGTTCAGTAGACAAGCTCCCTAAGGATGAGGAGGCTCAGGCAATTGCTGCTACAATGCCTAAGCTGAAGCATCTGGAGATCAGTTACAATCTTCTTATGACCAGAGAAAGTGTGTTGAATATCCTTTCCAGCTGCTCTAAGCTGGAGTATCTCAACTTGACAGGATGCTGGGATGTAAAACTAGATCGTAATTTTCTCAAGGAGAAATTCCCGAATGTGAAAGTTATAGGGCCTCAGGTGCTGGAGTATTGTGATATGGATGACTGGGGAGATTATTGCTCTGAATATTCAGACGCGTCCGAGTACTTTGCTTGGGAACTTTTTACAGGTGACATGGAAGATTATGATGATGAGGACGACGATGATAGTTATGATGAAATGTGGGACGATGAAGAAAGACTGGAGGAGCTTGAGCTGAGGTTTTATGAAGGAATAGAGGATTCTGGACTACAGGGTTGGCCTCCATCTCCATAG